The Garra rufa chromosome 20, GarRuf1.0, whole genome shotgun sequence genome contains the following window.
ATTCCATAAATAATTCAAAACAAAGTCGGAGACCTAATATATACGTTCAGTTGTGATTTAGTGTCTTTTCTTCAAGTAGTTCAAACGCTGAAGCGTTTTATCGTTTGGACAGTTGATTCGAGAGCCAATCTAGTCCTTCATATAAACCTGATCCTTGAACCGCACACGTGGGTTGAACAAACCACtgtgaaaaagacaaaaaacaaacaaacagatgttTACTTCACTGACACACACTACATCATGTGTTACATGTCAAACAGAGTGTATGTCTCACCTGTCTTCCTCTCATTGCGTGTAAACCCAGTCTGTCTGTCAGCTCATGGACCGGCATGGCTTTAGGTAAATCCTGCTTGttagcaaaaactaacaaaaccACGTCTCTCATCTCGTCCTCCGCCAGCATCGCCTTTAGCTCCTCTGCTGCCGTTTCAATCCGGTCATGATCACTGCTGTCCACCACAAAGATCAAGCCCTGAAACATGCAAACACTTACACTTAATACAGTTCACAAAAGTAGCTGGTTAGATTTGAAATGTTGTTGAAATTAAAATGTACCTTAGTGTTTTGATAGTAATGTCTCCAGAGGCGTCTGATAACATCCTGACCGCCGACATCCCAAACGGTGAATGAGATGTTTTTATATTCAACTGTCTCCACGTTAAAACCTAAAGACAATCAGTCGTTATCATATTATTATATGATTCTGCACTTCCTTTTGAActgttaatacatttatttgaccTGAAGTTTCTTACCTAGAGTTGGGATAGTTGTGACAACTTCACCAAGTTTGAGTTTGTAGAGGACTGTTGTTTTCCCTGCTGCATCCAGACCAACTTAGAGAAGAAATATTAACATTCACAATGAAAATGTGCAAGattcataatttaattttaattaatagttatgcagttaaggtcaaaagtttacatacaccttgtagaatctgcaaaatgcatgttatttttaatttagcactgatctgaataagatatttcacataatttttttttacatatagtccacaagagaaaataaaacttgaatttataaaaacgaccccgttcaaaagtttacttacacttgattcttaatactgtgttgttacctgaatgatccacagctgtttttttttgtttagtgatagttgttcatgagccccttgtttgtcctgaaaagaaaactgcctgctgttcttcagaaaaatccttcaggctcaggtttttcagcatttttgtgcgtttgaacgctttccaacaatgactgtatgattttgagatccatcttttcacactgaggacaactgagaaactcatatgcaactattacagaaggttcaaacactcactgatgctccagaaggacaattcaatgcattaagagcaaggggtgaaaacttttgaacagaatgaagatgtgtacatttttcttattttgcctaaatatcattatttcttcatttagtaccgccttcagaagctacagtagatgcttacatgtttcccagaagacaaactaggttaaatttaccctgatctccaaattccaaaagttttcacctcttgctcttaatgcattgttttttccttctggagcatcagtgagtgtttggaccttctgtaatagttgcatatgagtccctcagttgtcctcagtgtgaaaagatggatctcaaaatcatacagacattgttggaaagggttcaaacgcacaaaaatgctgaaaaacctgagccggaaggatttttctgaagaacagcaggcagtttaactgttcaggacaaacaagggactcatgaacaactatcactaaacataaaaacacagctgtggatcattcaggtaacaacacagtgttaagaatcaagtgtatgtaaacttttgaaaggggtcatttttataaatgtgtaaaatatcttattcaggtcagtactaattaaaaaaataacatgcattttgtatgatccctcttattttgctaaaataattaacattttgcagattctgctttTGAATAAGAGCGATAttccaacaataaagtcaaaCGTACTCACCCATAAGTAACCTCATCTCTTTTTTATTAAAGAGATGAGGGAAAAGGCTAGAAAAGAACATGcccattttaaaaaaaagtccagATGAAAGCTCTGTTCGCTGTTTTGAGGTCCGGAGGATGAGGCTCGGGTTGTTTGAGTGAAGAAGCTGTGATTGTGTGTGGGTTTATATAGGCTTTTTTACTTtcggtttgattgacagctccACACCGCCACTCTCACAGCAGACGCGCTCAGGTTCTGTCGAGGCAAATCCAACGCGTTCGAAATTACGTCACGTACTGTACCACGTGACTAAATCTGAGTCAAATAAACTCGTTTAAATATCAAAAAGGCACAAGTA
Protein-coding sequences here:
- the arf4b gene encoding ADP-ribosylation factor 4b, giving the protein MGMFFSSLFPHLFNKKEMRLLMVGLDAAGKTTVLYKLKLGEVVTTIPTLGFNVETVEYKNISFTVWDVGGQDVIRRLWRHYYQNTKGLIFVVDSSDHDRIETAAEELKAMLAEDEMRDVVLLVFANKQDLPKAMPVHELTDRLGLHAMRGRQWFVQPTCAVQGSGLYEGLDWLSNQLSKR